In Paenibacillus sp. G2S3, a single window of DNA contains:
- a CDS encoding AzlC family ABC transporter permease has product MSAENVHLEANLSSKEEDSFLKGVKDCIPTLLGYLSIGLAAGVVQKTAGLSIAEIALISLILYAGSAQFIAAGMIAVSSSPAAIIITIFIVNLRHILLSAALSPYFRHLSPLRNMLVGSLLTDETFGVAINQTLNKERISEKWMHGLNITAYLNWFLANIAGAFLAQWISDPDQFGLQFALPAMFIGILVISMIDRKKIKLDLVVAILAVIIAIGSSFVFSGSVGVIIATVIASTVGMVFEKWK; this is encoded by the coding sequence ATGAGCGCAGAGAACGTACATCTAGAAGCCAATCTGTCTTCTAAAGAGGAAGATAGCTTCCTTAAAGGGGTAAAAGATTGCATTCCCACACTACTAGGTTATTTAAGCATTGGACTTGCAGCAGGTGTTGTTCAAAAGACTGCCGGGCTTAGCATTGCTGAGATTGCCTTAATCAGTCTGATTCTTTACGCAGGATCAGCTCAGTTTATAGCTGCTGGAATGATAGCGGTAAGCAGCTCGCCTGCAGCCATTATCATTACGATTTTTATCGTTAATCTTCGTCATATTTTGCTTAGTGCAGCTCTTTCACCGTATTTCCGACATCTTTCCCCACTGAGAAATATGCTCGTTGGCTCATTATTAACCGATGAGACCTTCGGGGTCGCCATTAATCAAACCTTGAACAAGGAGCGAATCAGTGAAAAATGGATGCACGGACTTAACATCACCGCTTATTTAAACTGGTTTCTTGCGAATATAGCCGGTGCTTTTTTAGCTCAGTGGATATCAGACCCCGATCAATTCGGTTTGCAGTTTGCCTTGCCTGCCATGTTTATTGGCATCCTTGTAATTTCCATGATTGACCGAAAGAAAATTAAACTTGATTTGGTTGTCGCAATCCTTGCCGTGATCATTGCTATAGGAAGCTCCTTCGTATTTTCCGGTAGTGTAGGTGTCATTATTGCAACGGTCATTGCGTCAACAGTAGGGATGGTGTTTGAAAAATGGAAGTGA
- a CDS encoding Ig-like domain-containing protein yields MTKMLLIMILLATAVFPVSVFAATGDINSIEFESSAKVQLTVGQTPKQLKVYANVEGSSSKRDVTGAVVWNSSNTNAVKVVNGLLTPIDSGKAIITATYNHALATIEVEVTHPVKELKLEYSSEGNYKLGDEEDKLLVKANAIGGDTATSAKDVTADTTWSSSNTSVLTIAEGKITLAGEGTSTITAKYKDLTATFKAVVKLPYSGIELKNDKDIVVKEIEMLVGDNPVKIAAFTKETTKSTANDISAKAEWSSSNTSVATVDKGEVKVLAAGKAVITVAYLGITQTLDVYVRAPYEALLLTPSGDQFLFMGESLSVKAEVRDAANSTPNVSGIAVWSSDNQLAVTAIAGSDAAAITAKAVGTSNVKAEHMGVSKSFKVTVYPTITELEADKTELDLYTEDSVSLPKVNGTKLDGTKLDLSQEIEWTSANDEIATIKDGKLVAEKAGTVNIVGKIKSENPTSSKAAIREKSVVVSVTVKDKVHILLGPEENFVIVTGEEKAVPEVKAVMENGNELDATGTMEWEITGTNAIIKTTSSGKVIKGLVKGSATLKGTYANKSISIPVTIEQKVTKIVVEPNAIELNIKGSKSIKVTAYYSNGKTGNISSSMNWESSNEAVATVKSTSVKAITEGTATLSGSYQGLAASVKINVVPKLMKLTVNENRLKMAPGAVQNAIVIAQYDTGKTEVVTGSAAWTSSKPSVARVSASGQIVAVSKGTASIKGKIGTKTVTVTVTVK; encoded by the coding sequence ATGACGAAAATGCTCCTCATCATGATATTGTTAGCTACTGCGGTTTTTCCGGTAAGTGTCTTTGCAGCTACCGGCGACATTAACTCGATCGAATTCGAAAGCTCAGCCAAAGTACAACTTACGGTTGGACAAACGCCAAAGCAACTGAAGGTATATGCGAATGTGGAAGGATCCTCCTCCAAAAGAGATGTGACGGGTGCAGTGGTATGGAATTCTTCTAACACTAACGCTGTGAAAGTAGTAAATGGCTTATTGACTCCGATAGATAGCGGAAAGGCTATTATTACTGCTACTTACAATCATGCGCTTGCTACTATTGAAGTAGAGGTAACACATCCGGTCAAAGAATTGAAGCTCGAATATAGCTCCGAAGGGAACTATAAATTGGGTGATGAAGAGGATAAACTGTTGGTCAAAGCCAATGCGATTGGTGGCGATACAGCGACTTCTGCCAAGGATGTAACGGCTGATACCACTTGGAGCAGCTCCAATACAAGCGTATTGACGATTGCAGAAGGTAAGATTACCCTGGCAGGTGAAGGTACTTCAACCATTACTGCCAAATATAAAGACTTAACAGCAACCTTTAAAGCAGTAGTTAAATTGCCTTATTCTGGGATTGAACTTAAAAATGATAAGGATATCGTTGTTAAGGAAATCGAAATGCTCGTTGGCGATAATCCGGTGAAAATCGCTGCGTTTACCAAAGAGACTACAAAATCGACCGCAAATGATATTTCCGCGAAAGCGGAATGGTCTTCTTCCAATACAAGTGTTGCTACGGTAGACAAGGGAGAAGTCAAAGTATTAGCCGCGGGAAAAGCTGTAATTACAGTAGCTTATTTGGGAATTACACAAACTTTGGATGTATATGTACGTGCTCCTTATGAGGCGTTATTGCTAACTCCATCAGGTGATCAATTCTTGTTTATGGGTGAGAGCTTGAGCGTTAAAGCAGAGGTTCGAGATGCTGCGAATTCCACTCCGAATGTATCGGGTATTGCAGTATGGAGTTCGGACAATCAGCTCGCGGTAACGGCTATTGCGGGAAGTGATGCTGCAGCAATCACTGCAAAAGCAGTGGGAACTTCGAATGTTAAAGCAGAACATATGGGCGTTAGTAAGAGCTTTAAGGTAACTGTGTATCCTACGATTACAGAGCTGGAAGCTGATAAAACAGAACTGGATCTCTACACTGAAGATTCCGTTAGTTTGCCAAAGGTAAACGGGACCAAACTGGACGGAACGAAGCTGGATCTCAGTCAAGAAATCGAGTGGACATCTGCCAATGATGAGATCGCCACCATCAAAGATGGCAAGCTCGTTGCTGAAAAGGCTGGTACTGTTAATATTGTCGGCAAGATAAAATCGGAGAACCCTACCTCCTCCAAAGCGGCTATACGGGAAAAAAGTGTTGTAGTGAGTGTTACAGTTAAAGATAAGGTTCATATTTTGCTCGGACCAGAGGAAAACTTTGTGATTGTTACTGGTGAAGAGAAGGCTGTTCCTGAAGTAAAAGCTGTGATGGAAAATGGGAACGAACTCGATGCTACAGGTACTATGGAATGGGAGATTACCGGTACGAATGCAATTATCAAGACAACATCTTCCGGTAAGGTAATCAAAGGACTGGTGAAGGGTTCTGCCACTTTAAAGGGAACCTATGCTAATAAGAGCATTAGTATCCCGGTTACCATTGAACAAAAGGTTACTAAGATTGTTGTAGAACCAAATGCGATTGAGTTGAATATTAAAGGCTCTAAATCCATAAAGGTAACGGCTTATTACTCTAATGGTAAGACGGGGAATATCTCCAGCAGCATGAATTGGGAGTCCTCGAATGAAGCAGTTGCCACGGTTAAAAGTACATCTGTTAAAGCTATAACAGAAGGAACTGCGACGTTATCAGGTTCTTACCAGGGGCTCGCAGCTAGTGTCAAAATTAATGTTGTTCCTAAGCTAATGAAGTTAACTGTTAATGAGAATAGACTGAAGATGGCTCCAGGAGCTGTTCAGAATGCAATTGTGATTGCGCAGTATGACACGGGGAAGACAGAAGTTGTTACTGGAAGTGCAGCGTGGACCAGCTCTAAGCCTTCTGTAGCTAGAGTATCAGCTAGTGGTCAGATTGTAGCTGTGAGCAAAGGAACGGCATCCATTAAAGGAAAGATTGGTACCAAGACAGTGACGGTAACGGTTACTGTGAAATAG
- the prmA gene encoding 50S ribosomal protein L11 methyltransferase, whose protein sequence is MLWHEVTIHTTEEAQEMISNFLYEAGAGGVSIEESGTLNKARDTRYGELYDQPLNDIPEGEAVIKGYYADSTDMDAVIEELTPRVSELSEYGIDPGKALISWKTVDEDEWAHAWKQYFKPLRVSKRLTIKPTWEEYTPESPDEAIIEIDPGMAFGTGTHPTTALCLRALEKNISGGEEVIDVGTGSGILAVGAMLLGAKSVLALDLDPVAVESARENVVLNKLESSITVKESDLLSLLGGEGVADTAAGEMWPSARPGHSLEGAVPAKQEQEGSLGVTLPVQIVVANILAEIIVLFTDDVYRALQPGGLYITSGIYKDKEGLVANALKASGFEIIEISREEDWVAFTAGKR, encoded by the coding sequence ATGTTATGGCATGAAGTAACGATACATACAACAGAAGAAGCACAAGAAATGATTTCGAATTTTCTATATGAAGCTGGTGCGGGTGGGGTTTCTATCGAGGAATCCGGCACACTGAACAAAGCACGGGATACACGTTATGGTGAATTGTACGACCAACCTTTGAATGATATTCCAGAAGGGGAAGCGGTCATAAAAGGTTATTATGCCGATTCCACGGATATGGATGCTGTTATAGAAGAATTGACTCCTCGGGTATCCGAATTGAGTGAGTACGGGATTGATCCGGGGAAAGCGTTGATTTCTTGGAAGACTGTGGATGAAGACGAATGGGCTCATGCATGGAAGCAATATTTTAAACCCCTACGAGTATCGAAACGTCTCACCATTAAGCCAACCTGGGAGGAATATACGCCTGAGAGTCCAGATGAAGCCATCATTGAGATCGACCCTGGCATGGCATTTGGTACTGGGACTCACCCTACAACAGCTTTGTGCCTCCGTGCACTTGAAAAGAATATTAGCGGCGGTGAAGAAGTTATTGATGTCGGCACCGGTTCAGGAATTCTGGCTGTAGGCGCGATGCTGCTCGGTGCAAAATCCGTATTGGCTCTAGACTTAGATCCGGTGGCTGTGGAAAGTGCGCGGGAGAATGTGGTGCTTAACAAGCTTGAATCGTCTATAACGGTAAAAGAAAGCGATCTTCTATCGCTGCTGGGCGGAGAAGGCGTAGCTGACACAGCGGCTGGAGAGATGTGGCCATCCGCTAGACCTGGTCACTCACTAGAAGGAGCCGTTCCTGCTAAGCAAGAGCAAGAAGGCAGCCTTGGCGTGACACTGCCTGTACAAATTGTAGTTGCGAATATTTTGGCGGAAATCATCGTATTGTTTACGGATGATGTATACCGCGCGCTTCAGCCTGGAGGCCTCTACATTACCTCAGGTATATATAAAGATAAAGAAGGACTTGTGGCGAACGCGCTGAAAGCGTCTGGCTTTGAGATTATTGAAATATCCCGTGAGGAAGATTGGGTGGCGTTTACAGCCGGAAAGAGGTAA
- a CDS encoding ECF-type riboflavin transporter substrate-binding protein: MAKQKVLSIKTIVAIGIGSALFVILGRFGSIPSGIPNTNIETTYALLALFALLYGPFAGLLIGLIGHTLKDAIFYGSPWFSWVIASGIVGLVVGLLVARIGIHDGEFGRKELIRFNLAQIVANAIAWFLVAPVLDILIYAEPANKVFTQGLIAGASNIVTVAVIGSLLAIAYAKTRTKQGSLTREA, encoded by the coding sequence ATGGCAAAACAAAAGGTGTTATCGATCAAGACCATTGTTGCGATTGGCATCGGTTCTGCTTTATTCGTTATATTGGGCAGGTTCGGTTCAATTCCATCCGGAATTCCAAACACTAACATTGAGACTACATACGCTTTACTGGCATTGTTCGCACTGTTGTACGGTCCGTTTGCCGGATTGCTCATTGGTTTAATTGGACATACACTGAAGGATGCGATTTTTTATGGATCCCCTTGGTTCAGTTGGGTGATCGCATCTGGAATCGTTGGGCTCGTCGTTGGTCTGCTAGTGGCTAGAATCGGGATTCATGATGGGGAGTTCGGACGAAAGGAACTGATTCGTTTTAATTTGGCCCAGATTGTAGCGAACGCAATCGCCTGGTTCTTGGTAGCACCTGTACTGGATATTCTAATCTATGCGGAACCAGCGAATAAAGTATTCACACAAGGACTTATCGCCGGAGCATCTAATATAGTCACTGTGGCAGTGATTGGTTCTCTACTTGCAATTGCATATGCTAAGACAAGAACGAAGCAAGGTAGCTTGACCAGAGAAGCCTGA
- the mtaB gene encoding tRNA (N(6)-L-threonylcarbamoyladenosine(37)-C(2))-methylthiotransferase MtaB, producing MPSVAFYTLGCKVNFYDTEAIWQLFKNEGYEQVDFEGPADVYLINTCTVTNTGDKKSRQMIRRAVRRNPEAIVAVTGCYAQTSPGEILDIPGVDLVIGNQDRDQIMTHVKNIESSRQPVNAVRNIMKTREFEEMDVPGFADRTRAFMKIQDGCNNFCTFCIIPWSRGLSRSRDPKSIVAQAHQLVEAGYKEFVLTGIHTGGYGDDLDNYRLSDLLWDLDKVDGLERVRISSIEASQIDEKLLEVLNRSSKMCRHLHIPLQAGHNDVLKVMRRKYTTEEYYAKMQLIRQAMPDVGITTDVIVGFPGETDEMFRAGYDFMKAVNYSEMHVFPYSKRTGTPAARMENQIDEDIKNVRVQELIDLSEEMQLAYARKFVGQTLSVIPERSAKGAPGRNIQHGFSDNYLQVFFDGDDSLQGELCDVKITEAGVNECRGELVGVSQSGLKQAVL from the coding sequence ATGCCATCCGTAGCGTTTTATACTTTAGGTTGTAAAGTGAATTTCTATGATACCGAAGCCATTTGGCAGCTATTTAAAAATGAAGGTTACGAGCAGGTTGATTTCGAGGGTCCCGCCGATGTATATCTGATTAATACTTGTACAGTAACTAACACAGGTGACAAAAAAAGCCGTCAAATGATCCGACGTGCCGTGCGCCGTAATCCAGAGGCCATAGTAGCCGTAACAGGCTGCTACGCGCAGACCTCTCCTGGTGAGATTCTGGATATTCCTGGAGTTGACCTTGTCATTGGTAACCAGGACCGTGATCAGATTATGACGCATGTGAAGAACATTGAATCCTCACGTCAGCCGGTCAATGCTGTGCGTAATATTATGAAGACACGTGAGTTCGAAGAGATGGATGTGCCAGGCTTTGCGGATCGGACGCGTGCTTTTATGAAGATTCAGGATGGCTGCAACAACTTTTGCACTTTCTGTATCATTCCTTGGTCGCGTGGACTTTCGCGCAGCCGTGATCCAAAAAGCATCGTAGCCCAAGCGCATCAATTGGTAGAAGCAGGGTACAAGGAATTTGTACTTACGGGTATTCATACCGGAGGTTACGGTGATGATCTTGATAATTACCGTCTTTCCGATTTGCTGTGGGATCTAGATAAGGTAGATGGTTTGGAGCGAGTGCGTATCAGTTCTATCGAAGCTAGTCAGATCGATGAGAAGCTGCTTGAGGTGCTGAACCGTTCCTCCAAAATGTGCCGTCATCTGCATATCCCGCTACAAGCCGGACATAATGATGTGCTGAAAGTGATGCGCCGTAAATATACGACAGAAGAGTATTACGCCAAAATGCAATTGATCCGTCAGGCGATGCCAGATGTCGGGATTACTACTGACGTTATCGTAGGATTCCCGGGTGAGACCGATGAGATGTTCCGTGCCGGATACGATTTTATGAAGGCTGTAAATTACTCCGAGATGCATGTATTCCCTTATTCCAAGCGGACAGGTACGCCTGCAGCGCGGATGGAGAATCAGATCGACGAGGACATCAAGAATGTACGCGTGCAGGAGCTGATTGATCTATCCGAAGAAATGCAATTAGCATATGCCCGTAAGTTTGTAGGCCAGACGCTTAGTGTGATTCCGGAAAGATCCGCTAAAGGTGCTCCGGGCCGCAATATCCAGCATGGATTCAGCGACAACTATTTGCAGGTCTTCTTTGATGGAGATGATTCACTTCAAGGAGAACTTTGTGACGTGAAGATCACTGAAGCTGGTGTGAACGAATGCCGAGGCGAATTGGTCGGGGTTAGTCAGAGCGGTCTTAAGCAGGCTGTCCTTTAA
- a CDS encoding AzlD domain-containing protein yields the protein MEVRWDVFLIILGAALVTFIPRVVPLMILSRFELPEWGMRWLNYVPISVMAALIGQEIFLNDGKFSPIANNIELFAAIPTFWIAIKTRSLLGTVLAGVISVMILRMFF from the coding sequence ATGGAAGTGAGATGGGATGTTTTTCTGATCATACTGGGGGCGGCATTGGTAACCTTCATTCCAAGAGTGGTTCCATTAATGATTCTAAGCCGATTTGAATTGCCTGAATGGGGAATGCGCTGGTTAAATTATGTCCCTATCTCTGTCATGGCCGCATTAATAGGTCAGGAGATCTTCTTGAATGATGGGAAATTCTCGCCTATAGCTAATAATATTGAGCTTTTTGCGGCAATTCCTACTTTTTGGATCGCGATAAAGACCCGGAGTTTGCTAGGTACTGTACTGGCGGGTGTAATTTCAGTTATGATCCTGCGGATGTTTTTTTAA
- a CDS encoding RNA polymerase sigma factor, translated as METNRELFEAYNKDVYRTCYYMVHDSADAEDLTQDVFITVFRTNRENVEHMKAWIMKITVNHCLNHLKRKRTLQQKITDNLHFFHKTVETPVEQQIEQRETEGEWAQYMSRLPIKLRMVIALRYMHDFSLAEISDLLSIPLGTTKSRLHKGLTVMRNILQEAGVQIELKEGESFEKVRKYAGASFK; from the coding sequence TTGGAGACTAACCGCGAGTTATTCGAAGCCTACAACAAGGATGTATACCGGACCTGCTACTACATGGTGCATGACTCGGCGGATGCGGAGGACTTGACGCAGGATGTGTTCATTACCGTATTTCGCACGAATCGTGAGAACGTGGAGCATATGAAGGCTTGGATTATGAAAATAACAGTCAACCATTGCCTGAATCATTTGAAACGGAAGCGTACTTTACAGCAAAAGATTACGGACAACCTACACTTCTTTCATAAAACGGTGGAAACACCTGTGGAGCAGCAGATTGAGCAGCGAGAGACGGAAGGTGAGTGGGCACAGTATATGAGCCGGCTCCCTATCAAACTTAGGATGGTGATCGCGCTTCGGTATATGCATGATTTCAGTCTGGCTGAAATTTCGGATCTGCTGTCCATCCCACTTGGAACGACCAAATCCAGGCTGCATAAAGGCCTAACGGTAATGAGGAACATCCTGCAGGAGGCTGGGGTTCAAATTGAATTAAAGGAGGGCGAATCTTTTGAAAAAGTTAGAAAATATGCTGGAGCATCGTTTAAATGA
- a CDS encoding site-2 protease family protein: MDILQSLIRVDLDQLPFLLITILIAFTVHEFSHAYFANKFGDPTARLLGRMTLNPAVHFDFFGILLLLVAGFGWARPVPVNRDNFSRPRLMGVIVSAVGPISNLLLGIIGAIIYGALAATGVLDNISNDRVLEAVYLFFGTFIQWNFFLFLFNLIPLPPLDGYRIVEDIAPRSIRGKLQQFEQWAVFLFLLILFIPGLRTYTIDPLAVWASEMSRTFVQLSLSIFGS; this comes from the coding sequence ATGGATATATTGCAAAGCTTAATTCGAGTAGATTTAGATCAGCTTCCTTTCCTGCTCATTACGATTTTAATTGCTTTTACAGTACATGAATTCAGTCATGCTTATTTCGCCAATAAGTTCGGTGACCCAACAGCAAGATTACTAGGCCGTATGACGCTTAACCCTGCTGTTCATTTCGATTTCTTTGGTATTTTGCTGCTGCTTGTTGCCGGCTTCGGTTGGGCACGTCCGGTTCCGGTAAACCGCGATAACTTTAGTCGTCCTCGTCTCATGGGAGTCATCGTGTCGGCTGTGGGACCAATTAGTAACCTGCTCTTAGGGATTATAGGTGCTATAATCTACGGTGCACTTGCGGCAACTGGAGTTCTAGATAATATCTCGAATGACCGCGTGCTTGAGGCTGTATATTTATTCTTTGGCACCTTCATACAATGGAACTTCTTTCTGTTTCTGTTCAATCTTATTCCGCTGCCACCACTGGATGGCTATCGGATTGTGGAAGATATCGCCCCACGTTCGATCCGCGGCAAATTACAGCAATTTGAACAATGGGCTGTATTTCTCTTTTTATTGATTCTGTTTATTCCTGGGCTACGGACTTATACGATTGATCCGCTCGCAGTCTGGGCTAGTGAAATGTCGAGAACATTTGTACAGCTGTCTCTAAGTATTTTTGGCAGCTAA
- a CDS encoding DNA-3-methyladenine glycosylase I, with the protein MEVTRCAWVNDDPLYIAYHDEEWGKPLYDDQKLFELLMLEGMQAGLSWYTVLKKRAHFREVFDGFDPNKIVHYDEVKIAELMSDPGIIRNRLKIDAIIRNAGVYLRICEEHGSFADYLWSFVGGVPTINHWQTRADVPASTSQSDVMSKALKKNGMKFVGTTICYAFMQASGMVDDHSLNCFCRSEEGRQAVDL; encoded by the coding sequence ATGGAAGTCACTCGCTGTGCTTGGGTCAATGATGATCCTCTATATATTGCCTATCATGATGAGGAGTGGGGCAAGCCTCTGTATGATGACCAAAAGCTGTTTGAATTACTTATGCTGGAAGGGATGCAGGCAGGGTTAAGCTGGTACACAGTACTAAAAAAACGGGCGCATTTCAGAGAGGTATTTGACGGATTTGATCCGAATAAGATTGTCCATTATGATGAAGTCAAAATTGCGGAGCTAATGAGTGATCCAGGGATTATTAGAAATCGATTGAAAATTGATGCTATTATTCGTAATGCAGGTGTATACTTGCGAATTTGCGAGGAACATGGCAGCTTTGCAGATTATCTCTGGAGCTTTGTCGGAGGTGTGCCTACTATCAACCATTGGCAGACTCGTGCAGATGTACCTGCTTCGACGTCTCAGTCTGATGTGATGAGTAAGGCATTAAAGAAGAATGGCATGAAGTTTGTGGGTACTACAATCTGTTATGCTTTTATGCAGGCATCGGGGATGGTGGATGATCATTCGCTTAACTGCTTTTGTAGGAGTGAAGAGGGGCGGCAGGCCGTTGATCTGTAG
- a CDS encoding DUF4179 domain-containing protein, with translation MKKLENMLEHRLNEDKGVPYPDFESMWGRLEQEGSTMTPIQFRMPNGSGSRGRNWSKIAVVASFSVLIAAAPVYAAVHYDWDNLLHGRGGVQAALAQNLGQQLDQSVTKDGVTLKLHTAIVDENRTIILFTLDVGKRMDNEDWNIKGMTLKGADGANSPSEFSYVLWDEKNQLYNGYFESDWTPKKDTVNVQLVADNLQSYSTQELDLPLDIQSQETQKFPIGQEGMRSIEVKPFTQGQEKMLFSSAIIFDQPEAKEWAFPNIVGYKNGTLINSLPGGTFGTPGEKGEYTSQQYFKAADITGGEVNYKLKYMKQEKNVEGPLAFDLQLSKKQMESGTINTSLNLPLEEGGPNYTLEKMVVTPTQIRIAIRSKEKGNNFPYQKSTLEVAGKTLEGSFWRSPEGEPELTVLRFERPVDLEITKETPITFVAKYKITQHGSYKITKNNDDKIPLLLTNISQKKQTIIQQLSGYPVKWTYYMQGADLYVETESEDARFGGINQTHIGLGKDRILGKPVTVNFAGDGNNKAIDVYKDFKGTEATIYMFYYTTDDPDKETRVKIQP, from the coding sequence TTGAAAAAGTTAGAAAATATGCTGGAGCATCGTTTAAATGAGGATAAAGGTGTGCCATATCCAGATTTTGAAAGTATGTGGGGACGCTTGGAGCAGGAAGGGAGTACAATGACACCTATACAATTTCGGATGCCTAATGGTAGCGGAAGCAGAGGGAGAAACTGGAGTAAAATAGCGGTTGTTGCTTCATTTTCCGTGCTTATTGCAGCGGCGCCTGTATATGCGGCAGTGCATTATGATTGGGATAATTTGCTCCATGGGAGAGGTGGCGTTCAAGCTGCACTGGCACAAAACCTTGGACAACAGCTGGATCAATCGGTGACGAAGGACGGAGTAACTCTAAAGCTACATACAGCCATTGTGGATGAGAATCGAACGATTATCTTATTCACATTGGATGTAGGAAAACGTATGGATAATGAAGATTGGAATATTAAAGGAATGACTTTGAAGGGCGCAGATGGGGCGAATAGTCCTAGTGAGTTCAGTTATGTGTTATGGGATGAGAAAAATCAACTTTACAACGGATATTTCGAAAGTGATTGGACGCCGAAGAAGGACACTGTGAATGTCCAACTAGTTGCGGATAATCTGCAGTCCTATAGCACACAGGAGTTAGATTTACCGTTGGATATCCAATCTCAGGAGACTCAAAAGTTTCCTATTGGGCAGGAAGGAATGCGCAGCATAGAGGTGAAACCTTTTACCCAAGGACAAGAAAAAATGTTATTCTCTTCAGCGATTATTTTTGATCAACCGGAAGCAAAAGAATGGGCCTTTCCTAATATTGTTGGGTACAAAAACGGAACGCTCATAAATTCGCTGCCTGGAGGTACTTTCGGTACACCGGGAGAAAAAGGGGAGTATACGTCTCAGCAATATTTTAAGGCGGCTGATATTACCGGTGGAGAAGTGAATTATAAGCTGAAGTATATGAAACAAGAGAAAAATGTTGAGGGGCCATTAGCTTTCGATCTTCAATTAAGCAAAAAGCAGATGGAGAGCGGCACCATAAATACCTCATTGAATCTGCCACTAGAAGAGGGCGGACCTAATTACACGCTGGAGAAAATGGTAGTGACGCCTACTCAAATTCGAATCGCAATTAGAAGTAAAGAGAAAGGCAACAATTTCCCGTATCAAAAGTCTACTCTTGAAGTAGCAGGAAAGACGCTGGAGGGCAGTTTCTGGAGATCTCCAGAAGGTGAGCCGGAGCTGACAGTGCTTCGTTTCGAGCGGCCCGTTGACCTTGAAATTACGAAAGAGACTCCGATTACCTTTGTAGCTAAGTATAAGATAACTCAGCATGGTAGCTATAAAATTACCAAAAATAATGATGATAAAATACCACTTCTTTTAACAAACATCTCTCAAAAGAAACAGACAATTATCCAGCAGCTTAGCGGATATCCGGTGAAGTGGACGTACTACATGCAGGGTGCCGATCTTTATGTAGAGACTGAAAGTGAAGATGCTCGCTTCGGTGGAATTAATCAGACCCATATCGGGCTGGGTAAAGATCGCATACTAGGTAAACCGGTAACTGTCAATTTCGCGGGGGATGGAAACAATAAGGCTATTGATGTGTATAAGGATTTTAAAGGTACAGAAGCTACTATATATATGTTCTACTACACGACTGATGATCCGGATAAAGAAACGAGAGTGAAGATCCAGCCATAA
- a CDS encoding RsmE family RNA methyltransferase: protein MQRYFVTPEQFGADTVRIDGEDARHIAKVMRGKAGDKLIVSDGVSREALVEIAQIEIGEVTVNILESLEMTHEPRIKITVAQSLPKADKMETVIQKCTEIGAVSFVPFLSERTIVQYDERKESKRLDRWRKICKEAAEQAHRNIVPAVASPLSWKQLLQTFSEYDAVYFCYEKEEGLQLRSSVAPWLASLSPQSGGKVIVVVGPEGGFTPEECLKAEEAGAVSVGLGRRILRCETAGMVAAACILYESGEMGGA from the coding sequence ATGCAGCGATATTTCGTTACACCGGAGCAATTTGGTGCGGATACCGTGAGAATTGATGGGGAAGACGCCCGTCATATCGCTAAAGTGATGCGTGGTAAGGCAGGGGACAAGCTTATTGTTAGCGATGGTGTTTCCCGTGAGGCTTTAGTAGAGATTGCGCAGATTGAAATTGGGGAAGTCACTGTGAACATCCTAGAGTCCCTGGAGATGACGCATGAACCTCGAATTAAGATTACAGTAGCTCAAAGCTTGCCTAAGGCCGATAAGATGGAAACTGTCATTCAGAAGTGCACTGAGATTGGTGCTGTAAGCTTTGTTCCTTTTCTGTCAGAACGCACAATAGTGCAATACGACGAGCGTAAGGAAAGCAAACGACTGGATCGCTGGCGTAAAATTTGCAAGGAAGCTGCCGAACAGGCTCATCGGAACATCGTTCCAGCTGTAGCCTCACCTCTTTCGTGGAAACAGCTGTTGCAGACTTTTAGTGAGTATGATGCTGTGTATTTCTGTTATGAAAAAGAGGAAGGCTTACAGCTCCGAAGCAGTGTCGCTCCATGGTTAGCATCGCTTTCACCGCAGTCTGGCGGGAAAGTTATAGTTGTGGTGGGTCCTGAAGGAGGTTTTACTCCTGAGGAATGCCTCAAGGCAGAAGAAGCCGGGGCTGTATCCGTAGGACTAGGACGGCGAATTCTGCGCTGTGAGACAGCGGGCATGGTTGCCGCTGCTTGTATATTATATGAATCTGGAGAAATGGGAGGAGCTTAA